The Triticum dicoccoides isolate Atlit2015 ecotype Zavitan chromosome 6A, WEW_v2.0, whole genome shotgun sequence genome has a window encoding:
- the LOC119316628 gene encoding EIN3-binding F-box protein 1-like: MPAFHAYGDGGCLVSAPAELSGMFCRGGGAVVQQRKRSLVAASAVAAAAAECMRASKKQRQPPQPSLDLLPDECLFEVLRRLPGGRERADSACVSRRWLALLASIRVSELGHAAAAAPSLPDLNEEFVMEEDTDDSSADPSVERVLEGNEATDVRLAAMAVVAGSRRGLEKLAIRGSHPTRGVTDQGLLAVARGSPNLCSLALWDVPLVTDAGLAEIAAGCPSLERLDITSCPLITDKGLAAIAQGCPNLVSLTMEACSGVGNEGLRAIGRCCLKLQAVSIKNCVHVGDQGISSLVCSASASLAKIRLQGLNITDASLAVIGYYGKAVTDLTLARLAAVGERGFWVMANAAGLQKLRCMSVTSCLGVTDLAITCIAKFCPGLKQLCLRKCGHVSDAGLKAFIESAKVMENLQLEECNRVTLVGVLACLINCSHKFRALSLVKCTGVKDVCSAPAQLPVCKSLRFLTIKDCPGFTDASLAVVGMICPQLEQVDLSGLGEVTDNGLLPLINSSEGSLVKVDLSGCKNITDVAVSSLVKAHGKSVKQVSLEGCSKITDASLFCISENCTELAGLDLSNCMVSDSGVASLASAKHFKLRALSLFGCSKVTQVSVQFLGSMGKLEGLNLQYCNMIGNHNIASLEKQLWWCDILA; the protein is encoded by the exons ATGCCTGCCTTCCACGCATACGGAG ATGGCGGGTGCCTCGTCTCTGCCCCGGCCGAGCTTTCCGGGATGTtctgccgcggtggcggagcggtggTTCAGCAGCGGAAGCGCTCTCTGGTGGCCGCGTCGGCGGtcgccgcggcggcggccgagTGCATGAGGGCCAGCAAGAAGCAGAGGCAGCCCCCGCAGCCGTCCCTGGACCTGCTCCCGGACGAGTGCCTCTTCGAGGTCCTGCGCCGCCTGCCCGGCGGCCGCGAGCGCGCTGACTCCGCGTGCGTCTCCCGCCGCTGGCTCGCGCTCCTCGCCAGCATTCGGGTCTCCGAGCTCGGTCATGCCGCGGCGGCCGCCCCGTCCCTGCCCGATCTCAACGAGGAGTTCGTCATGGAGGAGGATACGGACGACTCCTCCGCAGATCCCTCCGTCGAGAGGGTCCTCGAGGGTAACGAGGCCACCGATGTCCGCCTCGCCGCCATGGCTGTTGTTGCTGGATCCCGCCGCGGGCTGGAGAAGCTCGCCATCCGTGGGAGCCACCCGACGCGTGGGGTCACAGACCAGGGGCTCCTGGCCGTTGCCCGCGGCAGTCCTAACCTCTGCTCCCTCGCGCTGTGGGACGTGCCGCTTGTGACCGACGCTGGGCTCGCTGAGATCGCCGCCGGGTGCCCCTCGCTGGAGCGTCTGGATATCACTTCTTGCCCGCTCATCACAGACAAGGGCCTTGCTGCTATTGCTCAGGGGTGCCCCAACTTGGTGTCTCTGACCATGGAGGCCTGCTCCGGCGTTGGCAACGAGGGCCTGAGGGCGATTGGCCGGTGCTGCTTGAAGCTGCAGGCTGTGAGCATCAAGAACTGTGTGCACGTTGGTGACCAGGGCATTTCTAGCCTCGTGTGCTCCGCTTCCGCATCACTGGCCAAGATCCGTCTCCAGGGATTGAACATCACAGATGCTTCGCTTGCCGTGATTGGGTACTATGGGAAGGCCGTCACGGATCTTACACTTGCTCGCCTTGCTGCTGTTGGTGAGAGGGGTTTTTGGGTGATGGCCAATGCCGCCGGCTTGCAGAAGTTGAGGTGCATGAGTGTCACCTCTTGCCTTGGGGTCACTGATCTTGCTATCACTTGTATTGCCAAGTTCTGCCCAGGCTTGAAACAGCTTTGCCTCAGGAAGTGTGGACATGTGTCGGATGCTGGTCTTAAGGCTTTCATAGAATCGGCAAAGGTGATGGAAAACCTGCAGCTTGAAGAGTGCAACAGGGTTACTCTTGTTGGTGTTCTGGCCTGCCTTATCAACTGCAGCCATAAGTTCAGGGCTCTCTCCTTGGTGAAATGCACAGGTGTCAAGGAtgtctgttctgctcctgcacaacttCCTGTCTGCAAATCACTTCGTTTCTTGACAATCAAGGATTGCCCAGGTTTCACTGATGCAAGCTTGGCCGTAGTCGGTATGATCTGCCCTCAGCTGGAGCAAGTcgacctgagtggtcttggtgaggtCACTGACAATGGGCTTCTTCCGTTGATAAACTCTTCCGAGGGTAGCCTGGTCAAGGTTGACTTGAGTGGTTGCAAGAACATCACAGATGTTGCTGTTTCTTCCCTGGTGAAGGCACATGGAAAATCTGTTAAGCAAGTTAGTCTCGAGGGTTGCAGCAAGATAACAGATGCAAGCCTCTTCTGTATTTCTGAGAACTGCACTGAGCTTGCAGGGCTTGATCTTTCTAACTGCATGGTCAGCGACTCCGGTGTTGCAAGCCTGGCGTCCGCAAAGCACTTCAAGCTCCGTGCCCTCTCGCTGTTTGGCTGCTCTAAGGTCACACAGGTGAGCGTGCAGTTCTTGGGCAGCATGGGTAAGTTGGAGGGCCTCAATCTTCAGTACTGCAACATGATTGGCAACCACAACATTGCATCGCTGGAGAAGCAGCTCTGGTGGTGCGACATTCTCGCCTAG